GTTTGCCAGCACATCATAGAAATCCTTTCTTTTTTGGACATTGTTTGGCTTACTGTTGTTAGGGTTTTCATTGATACCCAATTCTGCCGGTGGCTTAATATGGATATCTATATCTTCGGAAAAGCGGTGGATAATGCCGTAGCCTTTGGACAGGGAAGTACCGCCTTTTAATTCAAATTGGTATCCCTGTTTTTTGAGCCCAAACAAGGCATGCATAATCCAATAGTCTTTTTCGACCAGGCCTTCCTCAATGCCTAATTCTTTGCCGGCGATGCGGAGCAGTGCCGGAAAATCTTTGTGGTTGTGTAAGTAGTCAGGCATAATTAAGCTACTAATGGTTCCAATAATTTTTTTGCTTTGAGGCTACCATACTCCTCCAGGGATTTCCTTAATTTTTTACTGTTCATCTCAGTAACGCGGAACTTCACTTTGGCCAGCACTTCGTTTGGATCTTCTGCCAGCTTATCCAAGTTATTGAGCATGTCCACTAAAAGGAATTCGGGAGTTGCTTTTTTTGGAAAGTGCGGTTTCATTTTAAAGGAATATATTTTTCCCCCGAGCTTAAAGTCACCATGGCGTTTGTGGTTATACACTGTTTTTTGATTATAGAGTTGTGTAGTACCCACTCCAAGGGAATTATAAGCGTTAAAGGATGTTACCAAAAAACGACTGTCTTTAAGAAAAGAACGAACCAGTACTTCCTCTTCGGGAGGTGCTTCTCCGAAAACAGTAACTTCGGGATATAAGTATAGCCCCTGCGCGAGCTTTTGCAAAGTACCGTCCTTTACCAATTCATCGGCATGACGGTCTACTGATTTTGACCATTTGGCCAAATCTGCCCTGCGGTATACCTTACCCCGTTTTAAATGTTTTTTTAGTTCCTGTAACTTATTCATGAGACAAAGTTAGTAATAATATTTATTATTGCATATATTTTTATTAAAAATTCATGCAAAATGCTTTATAAAATTATATTTTACTATCTTAGCAAAACCACAATTCATTATATATGCATCTTCCTCATTCGGATAAACTACCCATAGCTAAATTAGCGGCTTCTTTTGGCAATACCTCGGCGACCTATAAGTTTTATTGGTTACTGGCTGTTTTGGAACTGGTTGAAGAAGGGCAGGTAAGCATACCGAAGCGGCATTTGTTTGCGCGTATGATTGGCAACGCCTGGTATACTGTGAATTATTTTCATGTGTCTTTTGGGAAGCAGGATTTGATACAGCAGGCGGTAAAGGCTATTTTGGAACAAGAGCGATTGACTCTAGATACTAAAAAAAGTCTATTATTGTCTGTTTTAGAAAACTCTGAACTCAAGACCACACAACAAACCCTTTACCATTTTAATAAGAATGTGCCGCATTGGTTTTTGTCTCCGTGGTTTGCCAAAGTGGGAGGGGAGAATGATGTTGCCTACCGGAAGCGGATTTATGCTTCTTCTCAGGTATTTGAAAATGATTGTTTGTATGCACTTTATGATGACCATATTGTCATAAATCCTAAATGGGTTGGGTACCTACAAGCCAATGCCAGGATACTGAAGGATTTTATTTATTGGAACCTGACCTTGTTTTTGCAGGTGCGCAACCCGAATGTGCCGGATATTGCCAATAAGTTGATACGCCCTCCATTTAGAGGCTCACTTACTAACCAACGCAAGAATTACTGGGATATTGTTTTTAAAGAACTTGGAACCCTAGATTGCATTTTTACCAATACTGCTTTGACACTTGACAAATATGCCTTAGATCATTTTGTGCCCCATGCCTTTGTATCACATGATTTGATATGGAATTTGCTGCCAATTGATACCAGTTTTAACGCTACCAAGAGCGATAAGCTGCCCAATATGGAAACTCATTTTGATGTTTTTTTTAAACTGCAAAAAAGGGCTTTTGAAATTATAACCCATCAAAGCCCTAAGAGTAAATTGCTGGAAGAGTATTTGACTATTTACCCGGATTTGAGTAGTGCCAACAGCTTTGACTATAGTAAGTACAAAGAATGCATTCAGCCACTAGTTACAATAGCGCATAATAATGGATTTGGGTATTTATAACCCGAAGTATTACTCTATAAAAGTAGTAGCTCTTTTAGCTATGATTAATTCCGCTACTTGCTCTGACTCGTCTGAATTAATCAATTTTATGATGTTATCAGCATCGTGAATTTGCTTCCAAATTTTGTGTTCCTCCGAATTGTATTTTGGTTCATCGGCTATTAAATAAAACTGGTTGTCTTTTATGTCTTTATTGTATTTTGAAGACAAATGTGCAATAACACTTACAAAGGTGTTTATGTTTTTGTGTAAAGTCTCTTTAGAGTTTGTAAACGATAAGGACTTGGCGCCAATTAGTACACCGTTTTTACCAATGCAATCCATGTTGAAAGGATTGAAGAGGGTTGGTACTATATGATTGTCAAACGAATAATTAGTGTGCACTTTTTCGACAACTTTTTGAATTAAGTTAAGCTGTACCCGCTCATTAAAACGGTGTTCTATTTCCTTTTTTTCTTCATTGAAAGTTTCTAAACCAAACTTTTCATCTACAAAAAGTGTGAACATTTTGTTGAAACTATTTGTTGAATTATTAGTGTCAATAAATTTTGGTGCAGTAAAACTCAAGAAACCATTTGAATATTTTGAAAGATAATCAAAATATTTCGCATTGAATTTGTTTTCCAGATGCCAAAGACTATTATCATATCTGGTTTTGTTTGAACTAAAATTTTTGATACTGCTTGTAATTTCTTTTACAATTGTATCAACTATTTTATTGTTTGATTTTAGCAATGATTTTGCAACTGCCACTTTGTTTTTTGAAAAGGCAATATTGAAATCCATTTCATTGTAAAGCAGCAAACCAATAGTGACGGTATCGTCGGACAATTGATTTGTTCTAATCTTTATTAAACTATAAAATGTTTTCATTTTCTTATATCGTTAATTATATAAAATAACGTACTTAATACCTCTTTATTTCTTTTATCATCAAACAAAAACTGTTGTAAACAATTGATTTCGTTAACAGTTAGTTGATAAGTTTCAGGGATTTTATTTATAATGTCCTTGAAATTCTCCCTGCAATTTTGTATGCAAAGGTAGAAATATTGTTCAAACTCTTTTAGCCAATTATCATTTATTTCACAATTGCGAACCAGTTCTTTACCCAATTCACTGTAAAGTATAGAATCATTATCACTAAAACTAAGAATGCCAATGTATAAACTATCTAAGGCTACTGAAGCAAATGTAAAGGCATGGTCAATGGCATAAATATCGAATTGATTTTCGGTTGACTTTAGCAGCACATTGGAGTTTGTCGGTTTGCGGTCATCATTCTCAACCCACACATCAAATAACGCCAACCGTATTAAATCTTCTTTGATTCTAATACTTTTTAGGGCAACTTTGCCTTTAAATTCAAATAACTGGTT
Above is a genomic segment from Flavobacterium phycosphaerae containing:
- a CDS encoding HNH endonuclease domain-containing protein, which codes for MHLPHSDKLPIAKLAASFGNTSATYKFYWLLAVLELVEEGQVSIPKRHLFARMIGNAWYTVNYFHVSFGKQDLIQQAVKAILEQERLTLDTKKSLLLSVLENSELKTTQQTLYHFNKNVPHWFLSPWFAKVGGENDVAYRKRIYASSQVFENDCLYALYDDHIVINPKWVGYLQANARILKDFIYWNLTLFLQVRNPNVPDIANKLIRPPFRGSLTNQRKNYWDIVFKELGTLDCIFTNTALTLDKYALDHFVPHAFVSHDLIWNLLPIDTSFNATKSDKLPNMETHFDVFFKLQKRAFEIITHQSPKSKLLEEYLTIYPDLSSANSFDYSKYKECIQPLVTIAHNNGFGYL
- a CDS encoding HipA family kinase, with protein sequence MSIQNKNIISIIKKFPTDGHSPYLALNDEFEEFVVKPPQSQYDFGAIKKEFLCALLLPHWSLLTPPFFSCNVSQDLLAATLMHDNRFKLTDSYFASLFIEDVTELNQLFEFKGKVALKSIRIKEDLIRLALFDVWVENDDRKPTNSNVLLKSTENQFDIYAIDHAFTFASVALDSLYIGILSFSDNDSILYSELGKELVRNCEINDNWLKEFEQYFYLCIQNCRENFKDIINKIPETYQLTVNEINCLQQFLFDDKRNKEVLSTLFYIINDIRK
- a CDS encoding DUF6088 family protein → MNKLQELKKHLKRGKVYRRADLAKWSKSVDRHADELVKDGTLQKLAQGLYLYPEVTVFGEAPPEEEVLVRSFLKDSRFLVTSFNAYNSLGVGTTQLYNQKTVYNHKRHGDFKLGGKIYSFKMKPHFPKKATPEFLLVDMLNNLDKLAEDPNEVLAKVKFRVTEMNSKKLRKSLEEYGSLKAKKLLEPLVA